The region ATGATTTGAGATGGAGATTGATTGTCTAACCATTGATTATATCTTTTAAACCAAAAGCTTTCCATCACGCATAAAATTGGCGATGGAAAGCTTTTTACTTTACAAAGTGACATAAAAGGTACTAAAAAGAATTGTAGAAAACTGTTCCATCAGTACCTAAGCCTTTAATGGATATAGGTTTAGGCAAATCAACATCAAATATACCTAGGTAAACTTTGTAGTCCTTGTTATTTTTATAGGTATGGTAAACGCTGTCAACCTCTGTTTCAATATGCGTTATTTGATTATCTAGAATTACAGCATGGACGATATTTTTTCCATGTATACTCTCCGAGTATTTCCAGAATAAACTGTTCGATATTTCATTTCTATCAATGACACTTGACAAAATCTCATTATTATTTTCATCTAATACAAGTAGATGAGATTTGTTATTGACATCATATAGTAAATATTGAATATTTTCAGCATTTATCTCTATTTTACTCTCTATAGAAGTACTATTAGGGTATATTTGACTTTTATCACTATCCTTACTAAGAAGGACTACAAGTAGTACTATTAATGTAGATAAAGAAAGTAACACTAATATTGTTTTCCTTTGCATAAAACTCTCCTAATATAAGCTTTGTAAGAGTTTAGATTCTCTAAGTATTCTTTTTTTAAAACCGAAAATTCCCATTTCTTTCATCAGACCATCTATTCTCTGTGGTAGAAAAAGAAAAAGAAATTCCAGTTGCAGAAATGGTTATGCTTGACACTTCTGTACTATTCCAAGTATGGGCATAGCCTGCTTTATAAGAAACAATTGTACCCGTTGGAGTACCATCAGAAAATTCAAACCAAATTCGTCCCTGTCCTCTATGAGAATCATATTCATATTCCCAATTTCTAACTATTTGGTTATCTTGGAATCTCATTCCTAATCCATAGGAAGAATATTCTTTTTCCATAGTATTAGTTCTAACGAATTGTTCTCTTAAACCTGAATAAGTATAGAGAGTTTCATCAAAAATAGCTATATCACGATTAAGAATCTGAAGGGCAAATCCGTTATATCCCCCGCAGGCACCCCAACCACAGTCACTAAACCAATTTCTATTTTTCCATTCCCAGCCCCCACTTAAAACATATTGGCCAGTTGTTTGGTCATAATATAGATTGACTGTAATGTCAACATCGCTTGAAACTGAAGCTATAGATAAGTCTTCATTAGATCCAATATCTCCAAAATGTTCAATTTCTATAAGCCCAATATTTTCTTCCATATTATTCTTTAAATCTAATATTTCAGATTTTAAAGTGCTCGCTTCTATATAAAGCATATGATTTTCTTCCATATTTAGTTTGTTTGTTGATAAAGTAGATAGAATTTCATCGTACATCATTTCTTTTTCTTCGATTAATAAAAAGTAATCGTCGACTTCTTTATAACGTTCTGATAGCATTAATTGAAGTTCTGGATCTAACAGACTTAGATCAACTTTACCAGCAGTTAGATTATATTGACTACTAATGCTATCAACTGTTGAAGCGTAAGAATTATTACTAAACATTACCGAAATTAATAATACACCTATAAAAATATAAATCGACTTCTTCTTACCTAATTCCTCCCAAATTTTTATTTTCTAGTATAACTACTAGATTAATGACTACTTCTATATATAAATAACAATTCCTTCCCATATTTAATAATTAATACAAAAGAACTAGTAGATGGATTTATTTCAATAAAAATTGGAAATTAATATATCTATAGTAATGATTCATAGATTTAATAATATATTTGCCCTGGTGTAAATCAAGGGATAATAATTTACTAAAGGAGCTTCAAAAGTAAAAGAGATTAGATAAATTCTCAGTATCAATAACTTTTATATTTTCTAGATATTGTGCAGGTATTTAATGAAGAGAAAAGTTGGAGAAAGTATACAGTGGTCAGAAGAAGGCTATATATCAACGGTATGTATTAAGATAATTCTTGTGTAATAGGTACGTGTTTGGTATAATGACTAGATGTGAGAGCAATGTAGTATTTGTTTATGTACATTTACTCGCTCCTTGTTCCTACGGGAACCGCAAAGTCCAGAAGGAGGTGTCATACTATGCGTAAGTACGAAGTAATGTATATCGTACGCCCAGACCTTGAAGAGGAAGCAACAAAAGCAACAGTTGAACGTTACCAAACTGTGGTAACAGATAACGGTGGCGAAGTTGAAAAATTGGATGATAAGGGCAAACGTCGTTTAGCTTATGAAATCAATGACTATCGTGAGGGTTACTATGTATTGATGAACATCAATGCAAATCCTGCAGTAGTGGATGAGCTAGAGCGTCTATTTAACATCAACGAAGATATCATGCGTTTTATCGTTGTAAAAGAAGACGAATAGATTTCATTAGCATGGAAATGGGAGGGAGAAGCTCATGTTAAATCGAGTTGTCTTGATTGGTCGTCTTACTCGTGATCCTGAGTTGCGTTACACTCCAAATGGTGTGGCTGTAACCACGTTTACTTTGGCTGTTGATCGTCCTTATACGAATCAGCAGGGGCAAAGAGAAGCAGATTTTATTAACATTGTGACTTGGCGTGGTTTAGCAGAGACGTGTGCCAACTACCTAAAGAAGGGTCGTTTAACGGCTGCTGAGGGACGTTTGCAGATTCGTAACTACGAAAATAACGAGGGTCGCAAGGTTTATGTATCTGAGATTGTAGCAGATAATGTGCGCTTTTTGGAGTCTACACAAGGACAAGGTAATCAGGGTAATTACGGGAATGACTATCAGGGTAATGACCAGCAGGGGAATTATCAGCAGCAAGGACAAGGTCAATACCAGAGTCAAGGACAGAAATCTAATTTTAACGATGATCCCTTTGCCAGTGACGGCAAACCCATTGACATATCGGATGACGATTTACCGTTCTAAATCATTTATACCTACAAGGTCGTAAAGGAGGGAATACGATGGCTAGAAAACCAGGTCGTGGTGGTAAGCGCCGTAAGGTTTGTTACTTTACAGCGAACAAGATCACTAAAATTGACTATAAAGATACGGATTTACTGAAAAAGTTCATCAGTGAGCGTGGTAAAATTTTACCTCGTCGTGTAACTGGAACTGCAGCTAAATACCAACGTAAGCTTACAATTGCAATTAAACGTTCTCGCCAAATGGCATTAATGCCATACACGCAAGAATAGTTTTTCATAGAAGCGTAACATTGACAGGGTGGACCTTAGGGTTCACCCTGTTTTTATAAACAGAAGCTTTGCTTTATACCCGCGGTTTTTATATAATTATCTACATGTAACATGATTGGAGTGAAGCTCTGGAAATGAGAAATATTAGTGCCCTAACACATGGAGCGATAATGACAGGTGTTTTTATCGTCCTGTTATTCATTATGCTTTTTGTGCCATTGATTAATTTGATTGTTCTATTGTTTATGCCCCTTCCATTTATGATACATATGATGCGCTATGGCTGGAAGTCTACTCTTATCGTTGGTGTCGTTGCTTCTATCGTCACACTTATTTTACTTGCCCCGGCTGTTATTATAACGATTATGGCTCTAACTGTCGGTGGAGTGATGGGTTACTTTTATGCTCATAAGAAGGGGAGATTTTCTCCGATTATCGGTGGGGCCCTCACGTATTTAGCAAATTATTTGCTTATCCTGCTTTTAAGCTTGGTTCTATTTGATATTAATATGGTGCAGGTTTTGCAGCAGTACGTAACGGATATGGTGAATACAACGGAGGAGGCCAGCCATTTTTTACAGCTTCCTTTAAATGAAACACAGCTTGAGGCGTACAGAGAAAGTATTGGAATGGTAGCAGATATGTTTCCTGCTATTATGATTTTATCCTCCTTGCTTTTAGCTAGTTTAAATCATTTGATAAGTCGTCCTATCTTGAAGCGCTTAGGGCATGCTATTGAAGGGCTCCCTCCATTTAGAGAGTGGTCGTTCCCGAAATCTCTACTATTTTATTATTTGCTTTCCTTGCTTGTGTTTATTTTCAATATGGCTCAGCAGGGCAGTGCGATCTATATGATTGTTGTGAATATCCATCCCATTTTAGAGATTTTATTATATATCCAGGGCTTAGCCGTTATCGCTTATTATTCTCATCATAAAAAATGGGGGAAGACACTGCCAATTATTGCAGTTGTTTTGACCGTCTTTTTAGCAAGCTTTGCTACGCTGGTCATTCGTATGATTGGAATATTTGAATTGGGATTAGGAATTAGAAAAAGGCTTCAATCAAAGGAAAAGTAAGCATGAAAGAAAAACCAATACGAATTAGGGAGCTGAGAATATGCCAGGTTTCCTAGCGAATCAAACGCGGCGAAGATTATTCTTCGCTTTGACGCTGATCGCTGTTCTTCTTGCGTTGGCCGTGTCATGGTATGTGGAATGGATCATCGGTCTATCTGCCTTCCTGTTGCTAGCAGGTGTGGTTTTTCAATGGCTTCGGTCGGAGAAGAAGGCGGAGCTTGCTTTAGAGGAATATATAGCGACGCTGACGTATCGAGTAAAGAAGGTCGGAGAGGATAT is a window of Bacillus horti DNA encoding:
- the rpsF gene encoding 30S ribosomal protein S6 — encoded protein: MRKYEVMYIVRPDLEEEATKATVERYQTVVTDNGGEVEKLDDKGKRRLAYEINDYREGYYVLMNINANPAVVDELERLFNINEDIMRFIVVKEDE
- the ssb gene encoding single-stranded DNA-binding protein is translated as MLNRVVLIGRLTRDPELRYTPNGVAVTTFTLAVDRPYTNQQGQREADFINIVTWRGLAETCANYLKKGRLTAAEGRLQIRNYENNEGRKVYVSEIVADNVRFLESTQGQGNQGNYGNDYQGNDQQGNYQQQGQGQYQSQGQKSNFNDDPFASDGKPIDISDDDLPF
- the rpsR gene encoding 30S ribosomal protein S18: MARKPGRGGKRRKVCYFTANKITKIDYKDTDLLKKFISERGKILPRRVTGTAAKYQRKLTIAIKRSRQMALMPYTQE
- a CDS encoding YybS family protein, whose product is MRNISALTHGAIMTGVFIVLLFIMLFVPLINLIVLLFMPLPFMIHMMRYGWKSTLIVGVVASIVTLILLAPAVIITIMALTVGGVMGYFYAHKKGRFSPIIGGALTYLANYLLILLLSLVLFDINMVQVLQQYVTDMVNTTEEASHFLQLPLNETQLEAYRESIGMVADMFPAIMILSSLLLASLNHLISRPILKRLGHAIEGLPPFREWSFPKSLLFYYLLSLLVFIFNMAQQGSAIYMIVVNIHPILEILLYIQGLAVIAYYSHHKKWGKTLPIIAVVLTVFLASFATLVIRMIGIFELGLGIRKRLQSKEK